The following proteins come from a genomic window of Nicotiana tomentosiformis chromosome 12, ASM39032v3, whole genome shotgun sequence:
- the LOC104112064 gene encoding calcium-dependent protein kinase 1: protein MGNCNSSSSDQTTTTSLGGATGPPPSETTGIRIIPSSQPPPPRPLSGIGRVLGKPMEEVRSTYIFGGELGRGQFGVTYLVTHKQTRQQFACKSIATRKLIAADDVDDVRREVQIMHHLTGHRNIVELKGTFEDKHHVHLVMELCAGGELFDRIIAKGHYSERAAAGLCRQMVTVVHYCHSMGVMHRDLKPENFLFLSSDENSPLKATDFGLSVFFKPGDVFKDLVGSAYYVAPEVLRREYGPEADIWSAGVILYILLSGVPPFYGENDQSIFDSVLRGHLDFSSDPWPSVSSSAKDLVKKMLRSDPRERLSAAEVLNHPWMREDGDASDKPLDIAVLSRMKQFRAMNKLKKVALKVIAENLSEEEIIGLKEMFKSIDTDDSGTITYEELKAGLTKMGTKLSESEVRQLMEAADVDGNGTIDYLEFITATMHMNRMEREDHLYKAFEYFDKDKSGYITMDELEHALKKYNISDEKTIKEIIAEVDTDNDGRINYDEFAAMMRKGNPDFVNNRRRR, encoded by the exons ATGGGCAACTGTAACAGCTCATCTTCCGACCAAACTACCACCACATCCTTAGGCGGCGCCACCGGTCCACCGCCGTCTGAAACCACCGGTATCCGAATCATCCCTTCATCTCAACCGCCACCTCCACGACCACTCTCTGGCATCGGCCGTGTCCTCGGCAAACCAATGGAAGAAGTTCGTTCCACCTACATTTTCGGCGGCGAACTCGGCCGCGGACAATTCGGAGTAACCTATTTAGTAACTCACAAGCAAACGCGCCAGCAATTCGCGTGTAAGTCAATCGCCACGCGAAAGCTCATAGCGGCTGACGACGTGGACGATGTCCGCCGCGAGGTTCAGATCATGCACCACTTAACCGGCCACCGGAACATCGTGGAACTTAAAGGAACGTTTGAGGACAAGCATCACGTTCACCTCGTCATGGAACTATGTGCCGGCGGCGAGCTTTTTGACCGGATAATTGCTAAAGGACACTATTCCGAACGAGCTGCCGCCGGACTTTGCCGGCAGATGGTTACGGTGGTTCATTATTGTCATTCTATGGGCGTTATGCATAGGGATTTAAAGCCAGAAAATTTCTTGTTTTTGAGCTCCGATGAAAATTCACCATTGAAAGCTACTGATTTTGGATTATCAGTCTTCTTCAAACCAG GTGATGTGTTCAAAGACCTAGTTGGTAGTGCATATTATGTCGCTCCCGAAGTTCTGCGTCGAGAATATGGACCTGAAGCTGATATTTGGAGTGCTGGAGTTATCCTGTACATTCTACTCAGTGGCGTTCCACCATTCTATGGAG AGAATGATCAGAGTATCTTTGATTCCGTTCTTCGAGGTCATCTTGATTTTTCATCTGATCCTTGGCCTTCAGTATCGAGTAGTGCCAAAGATCTTGTTAAGAAAATGCTACGATCTGATCCTAGAGAAAGGCTTTCTGCAGCTGAAGTCCTAA ATCATCCATGGATGAGAGAAGATGGTGATGCATCTGACAAGCCTCTTGACATTGCTGTCTTATCTAGAATGAAACAATTCCGTGCTATGAACAAGCTGAAGAAAGTAGCACTGAAG GTAATTGCCGAAAATCTCTCTGAAGAAGAAATCATTGGCTTGAAGGAAATGTTCAAATCTATAGACACAGATGACAGTGGAACAATTACATATGAAGAATTGAAAGCTGGTCTTACAAAAATGGGCACAAAGCTTTCTGAGTCAGAAGTCAGGCAGTTGATGGAAGCG GCTGATGTTGATGGAAATGGAACAATTGATTACCTTGAGTTCATAACAGCTACAATGCACATGAATCGCATGGAAAGAGAAGATCACTTGTACAAAGCGTTTGAGTATTTTGACAAGGATAAGAGCGG GTATATTACGATGGATGAATTGGAGCATGCCCTGAAGAAATACAACATTTCTGATGAAAAAACTATAAAAGAGATCATTGCTGAAGTTGACACAGACAAT GATGGAAGAATCAATTATGATGAGTTTGCTGCCATGATGAGGAAAGGTAATCCAGATTTTGTCAACAATAGACGTCGCAGATGA
- the LOC104119983 gene encoding protein disulfide-isomerase-like isoform X1: MANSCKVFSTLLAIFAVLATVAAVYADSAENEGQKVVAEEQEFVWTLDHTNYSDIISRHKMIVVEFYAPWCGYCQQLTPKYEEAASVLSSHDPPVILAKMDTTIPENAELARNYTHNGVPSIKIFRNGGKTVHDYKGTRETDGIISYLKKHAGPASLEIKSKEDAASLIDEKKIVVVGIFPELCLEKIKNFTALAEDLRVDYDFVHTLDAKFLPHGGPVDKPTIRLFKPFDELYADFEDFQVEAMQNFIEETSVPIMAILDDKPENQAFVNHFLHSPGDKVFLFLNFTTDLDLFKSKYYDLAATYKGKEANFLLGDAETGKRALEYFGLNTDQVPLIFVLAMDGTKYVERHVQPDSLAAWLKDFKDGKLKPYLKSQPIPEVNNEPVKVVVAETLEDMVFNSGKDVLLEFYRLGCKYCEEFAPVLDEIALSFENDAHVLIAKIDGTENDIPRERFEVQGFPTLYMISTAGSLSRFEGNRTKEAIIEFIQTNRGTPAPSNLEKSDLPVPEHAQIQTDSMKDEL; encoded by the exons ATGGCTAATAGTTGTAAAGTTTTCAGTACCCTTTTAGCCATTTTTGCAGTACTAGCCACTGTTGCAGCTGTTTATGCTGATTCAGCAGAAAATGAAGGACAAAAGGTAGTGGCAGAGGAGCAGGAGTTTGTTTGGACTTTGGACCATACAAATTATTCTGATATTATTTCTCGACACAAAATGATTGTTGTTGAGTTCTATGCcccatg GTGTGGATATTGCCAGCAACTTACCCCTAAG TACGAAGAAGCAGCTTCAGTGTTGAGTAGTCATGATCCTCCAGTTATTCTTGCTAAAATGGATACAACAATTCCAGAAAATGCAGAACTTGCAAGAAATTACACACATAATGGTGTTCCGAGCATTAAGATATTCCGGAATGGTGGCAAGACAGTTCATGATTATAAAGGTACTCGTGAGACAGACGGTATAATCTCATATTTGAAAAAACATGCCGGCCCTGCATCTCTTGaaatcaaatcaaaggaagatgcCGCAAGCCTTATTGATGAGAAAAAGATTGTTGTT GTTGGCATATTTCCAGAACTCTGTTTAGAGAAGATAAAGAACTTCACAGCTTTAGCTGAAGATTTACGAGTAGATTACGACTTTGTTCACACACTGGATGCTAAATTCCTCCCTCACGGTGGACCGGTTGATAAGCCAACTATTCGTCTATTTAAGCCATTTGATGAACTCTATGCTGATTTCGAG GATTTTCAAGTTGAGGCGATGCAGAATTTCATTGAAGAAACTAGCGTTCCGATCATGGCTATTCTTGATGACAAGCCAGAAAACCAGGCATTTGTTAACCACTTTTTGCATAGTCCCGGGGATAAG GTATTTCTATTTTTGAACTTCACTACGGATCTTGATCTTTTCAAGTCCAAATACTATGATCTTGCCGCCACTTACAAAGGAAAGGAAGCGAACTTCCTCTTAGGAGATGCTGAGACCGGTAAAAGAGCCCTTGAG TATTTTGGATTGAACACTGATCAAGTACCTTTGATTTTCGTACTTGCCATGGACGGCACAAAATACGTTGAGCGACACGTACAACCTGATAGCCTTGCAGCTTGGCTGAAGGATTTTAAG GATGGCAAGTTGAAACCATACTTGAAGTCGCAGCCTATTCCGGAAGTCAATAACGAACCTGTCAAGGTGGTGGTTGCGGAGACTCTAGAGGATATGGTTTTCAACTCGGGGAAAGATG TACTGCTAGAGTTCTATCGACTTGGTTGTAAATACTGTGAGGAATTTGCTCCGGTCTTGGATGAAATCGCGCTCTCATTTGAAAACGACGCTCATGTCCTAATTGCTAAGATT GATGGAACGGAAAATGATATACCTCGTGAACGATTTGAAGTTCAAGGATTCCCAACGTTATACATGATATCTACAGCTGGTAGTTTGTCGCGGTTCGAGGGGAATAGAACAAAAGAAGCCATTATTGAATTTATCCAGACTAATAGGGGTACCCCTGCTCCCTCTAACTTGGAAAAATCGGATTTACCAGTACCAGAACATGCACAAATACAAACAGATTCAATGAAAGATGAGCTATAA
- the LOC104119983 gene encoding protein disulfide-isomerase-like isoform X3, giving the protein MDTTIPENAELARNYTHNGVPSIKIFRNGGKTVHDYKGTRETDGIISYLKKHAGPASLEIKSKEDAASLIDEKKIVVVGIFPELCLEKIKNFTALAEDLRVDYDFVHTLDAKFLPHGGPVDKPTIRLFKPFDELYADFEDFQVEAMQNFIEETSVPIMAILDDKPENQAFVNHFLHSPGDKVFLFLNFTTDLDLFKSKYYDLAATYKGKEANFLLGDAETGKRALEYFGLNTDQVPLIFVLAMDGTKYVERHVQPDSLAAWLKDFKDGKLKPYLKSQPIPEVNNEPVKVVVAETLEDMVFNSGKDVLLEFYRLGCKYCEEFAPVLDEIALSFENDAHVLIAKIDGTENDIPRERFEVQGFPTLYMISTAGSLSRFEGNRTKEAIIEFIQTNRGTPAPSNLEKSDLPVPEHAQIQTDSMKDEL; this is encoded by the exons ATGGATACAACAATTCCAGAAAATGCAGAACTTGCAAGAAATTACACACATAATGGTGTTCCGAGCATTAAGATATTCCGGAATGGTGGCAAGACAGTTCATGATTATAAAGGTACTCGTGAGACAGACGGTATAATCTCATATTTGAAAAAACATGCCGGCCCTGCATCTCTTGaaatcaaatcaaaggaagatgcCGCAAGCCTTATTGATGAGAAAAAGATTGTTGTT GTTGGCATATTTCCAGAACTCTGTTTAGAGAAGATAAAGAACTTCACAGCTTTAGCTGAAGATTTACGAGTAGATTACGACTTTGTTCACACACTGGATGCTAAATTCCTCCCTCACGGTGGACCGGTTGATAAGCCAACTATTCGTCTATTTAAGCCATTTGATGAACTCTATGCTGATTTCGAG GATTTTCAAGTTGAGGCGATGCAGAATTTCATTGAAGAAACTAGCGTTCCGATCATGGCTATTCTTGATGACAAGCCAGAAAACCAGGCATTTGTTAACCACTTTTTGCATAGTCCCGGGGATAAG GTATTTCTATTTTTGAACTTCACTACGGATCTTGATCTTTTCAAGTCCAAATACTATGATCTTGCCGCCACTTACAAAGGAAAGGAAGCGAACTTCCTCTTAGGAGATGCTGAGACCGGTAAAAGAGCCCTTGAG TATTTTGGATTGAACACTGATCAAGTACCTTTGATTTTCGTACTTGCCATGGACGGCACAAAATACGTTGAGCGACACGTACAACCTGATAGCCTTGCAGCTTGGCTGAAGGATTTTAAG GATGGCAAGTTGAAACCATACTTGAAGTCGCAGCCTATTCCGGAAGTCAATAACGAACCTGTCAAGGTGGTGGTTGCGGAGACTCTAGAGGATATGGTTTTCAACTCGGGGAAAGATG TACTGCTAGAGTTCTATCGACTTGGTTGTAAATACTGTGAGGAATTTGCTCCGGTCTTGGATGAAATCGCGCTCTCATTTGAAAACGACGCTCATGTCCTAATTGCTAAGATT GATGGAACGGAAAATGATATACCTCGTGAACGATTTGAAGTTCAAGGATTCCCAACGTTATACATGATATCTACAGCTGGTAGTTTGTCGCGGTTCGAGGGGAATAGAACAAAAGAAGCCATTATTGAATTTATCCAGACTAATAGGGGTACCCCTGCTCCCTCTAACTTGGAAAAATCGGATTTACCAGTACCAGAACATGCACAAATACAAACAGATTCAATGAAAGATGAGCTATAA
- the LOC104119983 gene encoding protein disulfide-isomerase-like isoform X2 has product MVATGAEPMKNLRFDPNPLWLSGLICLTFGGQSYPVHLLQRSFCLTIWKSNRCGYCQQLTPKYEEAASVLSSHDPPVILAKMDTTIPENAELARNYTHNGVPSIKIFRNGGKTVHDYKGTRETDGIISYLKKHAGPASLEIKSKEDAASLIDEKKIVVVGIFPELCLEKIKNFTALAEDLRVDYDFVHTLDAKFLPHGGPVDKPTIRLFKPFDELYADFEDFQVEAMQNFIEETSVPIMAILDDKPENQAFVNHFLHSPGDKVFLFLNFTTDLDLFKSKYYDLAATYKGKEANFLLGDAETGKRALEYFGLNTDQVPLIFVLAMDGTKYVERHVQPDSLAAWLKDFKDGKLKPYLKSQPIPEVNNEPVKVVVAETLEDMVFNSGKDVLLEFYRLGCKYCEEFAPVLDEIALSFENDAHVLIAKIDGTENDIPRERFEVQGFPTLYMISTAGSLSRFEGNRTKEAIIEFIQTNRGTPAPSNLEKSDLPVPEHAQIQTDSMKDEL; this is encoded by the exons atg GTTGCCACAGGGGCGGAGCCAATGAAGAATCTACGGTTTGATCCGAACCCACTGT GGTTATCCGGTCTCATTTGCCTAACTTTTGGTGGACAGAGTTATCCGGTACATTTACTACAACGATCATTTTGTTTGACTATTTGGAAATCAAACAG GTGTGGATATTGCCAGCAACTTACCCCTAAG TACGAAGAAGCAGCTTCAGTGTTGAGTAGTCATGATCCTCCAGTTATTCTTGCTAAAATGGATACAACAATTCCAGAAAATGCAGAACTTGCAAGAAATTACACACATAATGGTGTTCCGAGCATTAAGATATTCCGGAATGGTGGCAAGACAGTTCATGATTATAAAGGTACTCGTGAGACAGACGGTATAATCTCATATTTGAAAAAACATGCCGGCCCTGCATCTCTTGaaatcaaatcaaaggaagatgcCGCAAGCCTTATTGATGAGAAAAAGATTGTTGTT GTTGGCATATTTCCAGAACTCTGTTTAGAGAAGATAAAGAACTTCACAGCTTTAGCTGAAGATTTACGAGTAGATTACGACTTTGTTCACACACTGGATGCTAAATTCCTCCCTCACGGTGGACCGGTTGATAAGCCAACTATTCGTCTATTTAAGCCATTTGATGAACTCTATGCTGATTTCGAG GATTTTCAAGTTGAGGCGATGCAGAATTTCATTGAAGAAACTAGCGTTCCGATCATGGCTATTCTTGATGACAAGCCAGAAAACCAGGCATTTGTTAACCACTTTTTGCATAGTCCCGGGGATAAG GTATTTCTATTTTTGAACTTCACTACGGATCTTGATCTTTTCAAGTCCAAATACTATGATCTTGCCGCCACTTACAAAGGAAAGGAAGCGAACTTCCTCTTAGGAGATGCTGAGACCGGTAAAAGAGCCCTTGAG TATTTTGGATTGAACACTGATCAAGTACCTTTGATTTTCGTACTTGCCATGGACGGCACAAAATACGTTGAGCGACACGTACAACCTGATAGCCTTGCAGCTTGGCTGAAGGATTTTAAG GATGGCAAGTTGAAACCATACTTGAAGTCGCAGCCTATTCCGGAAGTCAATAACGAACCTGTCAAGGTGGTGGTTGCGGAGACTCTAGAGGATATGGTTTTCAACTCGGGGAAAGATG TACTGCTAGAGTTCTATCGACTTGGTTGTAAATACTGTGAGGAATTTGCTCCGGTCTTGGATGAAATCGCGCTCTCATTTGAAAACGACGCTCATGTCCTAATTGCTAAGATT GATGGAACGGAAAATGATATACCTCGTGAACGATTTGAAGTTCAAGGATTCCCAACGTTATACATGATATCTACAGCTGGTAGTTTGTCGCGGTTCGAGGGGAATAGAACAAAAGAAGCCATTATTGAATTTATCCAGACTAATAGGGGTACCCCTGCTCCCTCTAACTTGGAAAAATCGGATTTACCAGTACCAGAACATGCACAAATACAAACAGATTCAATGAAAGATGAGCTATAA